One window from the genome of Crassostrea angulata isolate pt1a10 chromosome 2, ASM2561291v2, whole genome shotgun sequence encodes:
- the LOC128170871 gene encoding uncharacterized protein LOC128170871: MEKSQNNLLVCKIGADDPILISNTYGSAKGNHAEEKMIQELIKKSKVKDSTKSTNSSGPESDIIDKLNKMAIEEPKKESKTEETKALTITIFINNSPCSQFPHNCTGELIKMLDNNDQVNLILYVANLYNICRESCKVEYHNGFIGQKNHTDNYTGLRNLMLHKRCTIKAFNKDVWKKLFEMTTKLDDDDYGKVKEGDERSRKDEDERIQTDLDHIRNNQL, translated from the coding sequence ATGGAGAAAAGCCAAAACAACCTATTGGTTTGCAAAATCGGTGCTGACGACCCCATATTAATTTCAAACACCTACGGGAGTGCAAAAGGTAATCACGCAGAGGAAAAAATGATACAggaattgattaaaaaaagcaAAGTGAAGGACTCCACCAAGTCCACCAACTCTTCTGGTCCTGAGTCCGACATCATCGACAAGCTAAATAAAATGGCAATCGAAGAACCGAAAAAAGAAAGCAAAACTGAGGAAACCAAGGCACTGACTATAACCATATTCATAAACAATTCCCCTTGCTCTCAATTTCCTCACAATTGCACCGGCGAATTGATCAAAATGTTGGACAACAACGATCAGGTTAACTTGATATTGTACGTCGCCAATTTGTACAATATTTGTCGGGAGTCTTGCAAAGTAGAATACCACAATGGCTTTATAGGACAGAAAAATCACACAGATAACTACACAGGCTTGAGAAATCTTATGCTACACAAACGCTGCACTATCAAAGCGTTCAATAAGGATGTCTGGAAAAAGCTATTTGAAATGACGACTAAATTAGACGATGATGACTACGGCAAGGTAAAGGAGGGGGATGAAAGAAGTAGAAAGGATGAAGATGAACGTATTCAGACCGATTTGGATCATATCAGAAATAACCaattataa
- the LOC128173669 gene encoding uncharacterized protein LOC128173669 translates to MPGEIEIEHHDSKIRHMYETVLDHRHGWNKAMTTNLICRINSEDTPLIIQNAHGNKHAEELLLDELNQRDKSLLTTITIYTNNSPCSNKGHDCARQLIKFLNENTHVIMVFYVTNLYKIRRVSCKSEEHYSLVSQADFKANNTGLKDMMKHGRCVVSAFSYAVWVELLNIAPVSEVFKSQLLARYRTILDTNDRSREEEDNRIRSDLAYIR, encoded by the exons ATGCCTGGCGAAATAGAAATAG AACACCATGATTCCAAGATACGGCATATGTATGAGACAGTTCTGGATCACCGACACGGATGGAACAAGGCCATGACAACAAATCTAATCTGCAGGATCAATTCTGAAGACACCCCTTTGATAATACAAAACGCACATGGCAACAAACATGCAGAGGAACTATTGCTAGATGAACTGAATCAAAGGGATAAATCGTTGTTGACCACAATAACCATATATACAAATAATTCTCCTTGCTCAAACAAGGGTCACGACTGCGCCAGGCAGTTGATCAAGTTTCTCAATGAAAACACTCAcgttattatggtattttatgtCACAAATTTGTACAAGATACGAAGGGTGTCTTGCAAAAGTGAAGAGCATTATTCACTTGTTTCCCAAGCCGACTTTAAAGCTAACAATACTGGGCTAAAAGACATGATGAAGCACGGCCGCTGCGTGGTCAGTGCATTCAGTTACGCTGTCTGGGTTGAGTTGTTAAACATCGCGCCTGTTTCAGAGGTATTCAAGTCGCAACTTCTAGCTAGATACAGAACTATTTTGGACACGAATGACAGAAGTCGAGAAGAAGAGGATAATCGTATTAGATCAGATTTGGCGTATATTAGATAA